The proteins below come from a single Asanoa ferruginea genomic window:
- a CDS encoding alpha/beta hydrolase family protein, whose product MPAREPDPRDVLILPAPPPDAVVAYGPHLDHVADVRLPLTRSGPLVAPLVVVIHGGFWRAEYDRAHTGHLAAALVALGYPVAQLEYRRTGPGAPGGWPATFDDVVAGVEALPALVAAVAASLGRPAPAPGPPLLVGHSAGGHLALWYAAHAPSAPAGVLALAPVADLAEAHRLDLDGGAVTALLGGDPTTRAAAYAAAEPLPTMPLRSPTVIVHGTADVQVPISLSRGYASAARAGGSEITLSELPNVGHFELIDPRSAAWRKVTEALRSLQW is encoded by the coding sequence ATGCCCGCACGCGAACCCGACCCGCGCGACGTGCTGATTCTTCCGGCACCGCCGCCGGACGCCGTGGTCGCCTACGGCCCACACCTCGACCACGTCGCTGACGTGCGGCTGCCGCTGACCAGGTCCGGGCCGTTGGTCGCGCCGCTGGTCGTGGTGATCCACGGCGGATTCTGGCGCGCCGAGTACGACCGGGCACACACCGGGCATCTCGCGGCCGCGCTGGTGGCCCTGGGCTACCCGGTCGCGCAGCTCGAATACCGGCGGACCGGGCCGGGGGCGCCGGGTGGCTGGCCGGCGACCTTCGACGACGTCGTGGCCGGGGTGGAGGCACTGCCGGCGCTCGTCGCCGCGGTGGCCGCCTCGCTGGGGCGTCCCGCGCCGGCGCCCGGCCCACCGCTCCTTGTCGGTCATTCCGCGGGCGGTCACCTCGCTCTCTGGTACGCCGCCCATGCGCCTTCCGCACCCGCCGGCGTGCTGGCGCTGGCGCCGGTGGCGGACCTGGCCGAGGCACACCGGCTCGACCTCGACGGCGGTGCCGTGACGGCCCTGCTCGGTGGTGACCCGACCACCCGAGCGGCGGCCTACGCCGCAGCGGAGCCACTGCCGACGATGCCGTTGCGATCACCCACGGTGATCGTGCACGGCACGGCAGATGTGCAAGTACCGATCTCATTGAGCCGGGGGTACGCGTCAGCCGCGCGGGCCGGCGGTAGCGAAATCACGCTTTCAGAGCTTCCCAATGTGGGTCATTTCGAACTCATCGATCCCCGGTCGGCCGCCTGGCGCAAGGTGACAGAGGCGTTGCGGTCGTTGCAGTGGTGA
- a CDS encoding Lrp/AsnC family transcriptional regulator: MQIDDVDQRIIASLVADARASYSEIGERVSLSAPAVKRRVDRLRSAGVIRGFTAVVDPAAVGWTTEAFVELYCTGRTTPAQLTVATRRHPEVVGAYTVSGEADALVHLRAADIAHLEQALERLRAEPFVTSTRSMIVLSRLVDSPNVVPAER; encoded by the coding sequence TTGCAGATCGACGACGTAGATCAGCGAATCATTGCGTCGCTCGTCGCTGACGCCCGCGCCTCCTACTCGGAGATCGGAGAACGGGTCTCGCTCTCGGCCCCGGCGGTGAAGAGGCGCGTCGATCGCTTGCGCTCCGCGGGCGTGATCCGCGGCTTCACGGCCGTCGTCGACCCGGCCGCGGTGGGCTGGACGACGGAGGCGTTCGTCGAGCTCTACTGCACCGGCCGCACCACGCCCGCCCAACTCACGGTCGCGACCCGGCGGCACCCGGAGGTGGTCGGCGCCTACACGGTCTCCGGCGAGGCCGACGCCCTCGTGCACCTGCGGGCCGCCGACATCGCCCACCTGGAGCAGGCCCTGGAGCGGCTGCGGGCCGAACCGTTCGTCACCTCGACCCGCAGCATGATCGTGCTGAGCCGGCTGGTCGACTCACCGAACGTGGTGCCGGCGGAACGGTGA
- a CDS encoding metallopeptidase family protein — MSRERFEELVADALDQVPEEFLKLMNNVVILVEDRSPRGTRLLGLYEGHALTDRGWNYAGVLPDRITIYRLPILSICHTEEDVVDEVAVTVVHEIAHHFGISDERLHELGWG; from the coding sequence ATGAGTCGCGAGCGCTTCGAAGAGCTGGTCGCCGACGCCCTCGACCAGGTTCCCGAAGAGTTCCTCAAACTGATGAACAACGTGGTGATCCTGGTCGAAGACCGGTCGCCGCGGGGCACCCGGCTGCTCGGCCTCTACGAGGGGCACGCGCTGACCGACCGCGGCTGGAACTACGCGGGCGTGCTGCCCGACCGGATCACCATCTACCGCCTGCCGATCCTGTCGATCTGTCACACGGAAGAAGACGTGGTCGACGAGGTCGCCGTCACCGTCGTACACGAAATCGCACATCATTTCGGGATCAGTGACGAGCGCCTGCATGAGCTCGGCTGGGGTTAG
- a CDS encoding HAD family hydrolase: MPRPGLPKLVATDLDGTIVRSDDTVSAFTHEVLNRVRAAGIPIVGATGRGPRLAELTRNDIRDADFLVMANGGRVVDQTDPLDPIVLRDARLSGQVLASVLVDLEAAVGPLNVMVEALDGHDEPLWGDADPAWRYPDRFEPRSRADCLAGDVLKAFARAPGHDVDELLAAAHRIVASSAANVTQAGLGFIEILPPGVDKATGLAVVTEAIGVDPGDVLVFGDMPNDLPMFSWAGWGKVAVANAHPLVRAAADEITLSNDEDGVAVYLDRLLSR, translated from the coding sequence ATGCCCCGGCCGGGCCTGCCCAAGTTGGTCGCCACCGACCTCGACGGCACGATCGTGCGCAGCGACGACACGGTGTCCGCATTCACCCATGAGGTGCTCAACCGGGTGCGCGCCGCCGGCATCCCCATCGTCGGCGCCACCGGCCGCGGCCCGCGCCTGGCCGAGCTGACCCGCAACGACATCCGCGACGCCGACTTCCTCGTGATGGCCAACGGGGGCCGGGTGGTCGACCAGACCGACCCGCTCGACCCGATCGTGCTGCGCGACGCCCGGCTGTCGGGCCAGGTGCTCGCGTCGGTGCTCGTCGACCTGGAGGCGGCGGTCGGTCCGCTCAACGTCATGGTCGAGGCGCTCGACGGGCACGACGAGCCGCTCTGGGGCGATGCCGACCCGGCGTGGCGCTACCCCGACCGGTTCGAGCCGCGCAGCCGCGCCGACTGCTTGGCCGGTGACGTGCTCAAGGCGTTCGCCCGCGCGCCCGGGCACGACGTCGACGAGTTGCTGGCGGCGGCACACCGCATCGTCGCCTCGTCGGCCGCCAACGTCACCCAGGCCGGGCTCGGCTTCATCGAGATCCTCCCGCCCGGCGTCGACAAGGCGACCGGCCTCGCGGTGGTCACCGAGGCGATCGGTGTCGACCCCGGCGACGTGCTGGTCTTCGGCGACATGCCCAACGACCTGCCGATGTTCTCCTGGGCCGGCTGGGGCAAGGTGGCGGTGGCCAACGCGCACCCGCTGGTGCGGGCCGCGGCCGACGAGATCACCCTCAGCAATGACGAGGACGGCGTGGCCGTTTACCTCGACCGGCTACTGTCGCGATGA
- the serS gene encoding serine--tRNA ligase produces MIDLRLLRDDPDVVRASQRARGESESVVDDLIATDEARRAAVQRFELLRGEQKQLGKLMPRATGAEKETLLGRTKELSAEVKAAEAAVTAAEAALREAQLRISNVVQEGAPAGGEDDYVVLREVGTKPDLPAPRDHLELGEMLGAIDVERGAKVSGSRFYYLTGVGALLQLAMLQMAIAQAVEYGLTPSIVPALVKPEAMEGTGFLGAHASEVYRLESDDLYLVGTSEVALAAYHSDEILDLGEPVRYAGWSSCFRREAGSYGRDTRGIIRVHQFDKVEMFSYCRPEQARDEHLRLLAWEEEMLAKVELPYRVIDTAAGDLGSSAARKFDCEAWLPSQQRYLEVTSTSNCTTFQARRLNIRYRDEAGRPQTAATLNGTLATTRWIVPILENHQQPDGSVVVPQALRPYLGGREVLEPVKRS; encoded by the coding sequence GTGATTGACCTTCGACTGCTCCGTGACGATCCCGATGTTGTGCGCGCCAGCCAGCGGGCCCGGGGTGAGTCCGAGTCTGTCGTCGACGACCTGATCGCGACCGACGAGGCGCGGCGGGCCGCGGTGCAGCGCTTCGAGCTGCTGCGCGGCGAGCAGAAGCAGCTCGGCAAGCTCATGCCGCGCGCTACCGGCGCCGAGAAGGAGACCCTGCTCGGCCGCACCAAAGAGCTTTCGGCCGAGGTCAAGGCGGCCGAGGCGGCGGTGACCGCGGCCGAGGCGGCGTTGCGCGAGGCCCAGCTGCGAATCTCCAACGTGGTCCAGGAGGGTGCGCCGGCCGGCGGCGAAGACGACTACGTCGTGCTGCGCGAGGTGGGCACCAAGCCCGACCTGCCGGCCCCCCGCGACCACCTCGAGCTGGGCGAGATGCTCGGCGCGATCGACGTCGAGCGCGGCGCCAAGGTGTCGGGCAGCCGGTTCTACTACCTGACCGGCGTCGGTGCGCTGCTCCAGCTCGCCATGCTCCAGATGGCGATCGCCCAGGCGGTCGAATACGGTCTGACCCCGTCGATCGTGCCCGCGCTGGTCAAGCCGGAGGCGATGGAGGGCACCGGGTTCCTCGGCGCCCACGCCAGCGAGGTCTACCGGCTCGAGTCCGACGACCTCTACCTGGTCGGCACCAGCGAGGTGGCGCTCGCGGCCTACCACAGCGACGAGATCCTCGACCTGGGCGAGCCGGTCCGCTACGCGGGCTGGTCGAGCTGTTTCCGCCGCGAGGCCGGCTCCTACGGGCGCGACACCCGGGGCATCATCCGGGTGCACCAGTTCGACAAGGTCGAGATGTTCTCCTACTGCCGGCCCGAGCAGGCGCGCGACGAGCACCTGCGGCTGCTGGCCTGGGAAGAGGAGATGCTGGCCAAGGTCGAGCTGCCCTACCGGGTGATCGACACCGCCGCCGGCGACCTGGGCAGCAGCGCGGCGCGCAAGTTCGACTGCGAGGCGTGGCTGCCGTCGCAGCAGCGCTACCTCGAGGTGACCTCGACCTCCAACTGCACGACCTTCCAGGCGCGCCGGCTCAACATCCGCTACCGCGACGAGGCGGGGCGCCCGCAGACCGCCGCGACCCTCAACGGCACGCTGGCGACCACCCGGTGGATCGTGCCGATCCTGGAAAACCACCAGCAGCCCGACGGCTCGGTGGTGGTGCCCCAGGCGTTGCGCCCCTATCTGGGCGGTCGCGAGGTGCTGGAGCCGGTCAAGCGCTCCTGA
- a CDS encoding ABC transporter substrate-binding protein produces MSQMDRRQALRLFAALGAAGFAAGCGTGNTEEAAAGNQLVSDKPIKIGLIAPQTAGYKSVGDEIARGFNLFLETNDQRLGGHQVQLVVADEGDTVESGKAALDGLLKQGVLALTGVVNSTVMLGIRDTVEQARIPLIGSVASPSDLQSVVYIWRTSYVNNEPGQALGHWVAQETKGKVGIIAPEYEAGHDAVDGFRSTFGPTDPRISAAPVWTEYNAEPTKNFFRAKIDELRQSNPKTIYCFYSGQAGVEFLRQLHADGFRGAVYAPGFLTEGEVLGELKGPEASNIFTALNYSPDLNNAANREFASAYRSAYDATPTTYAVASYDAAQAIDKAVRIAGPDPTPQAVNLAMGKIGVIDSPRGEWQFNQTRTPQQKWYLREVRRDGPVLSNVVISELATLG; encoded by the coding sequence GTGTCGCAGATGGATCGTCGCCAGGCGTTGCGGTTGTTCGCCGCGCTGGGCGCCGCGGGCTTCGCCGCGGGTTGCGGCACCGGTAACACCGAGGAAGCGGCCGCAGGCAACCAACTGGTCAGCGACAAGCCGATCAAAATCGGTCTGATCGCGCCGCAGACCGCGGGCTACAAGAGCGTCGGTGACGAGATCGCCCGGGGCTTCAACCTGTTCCTCGAGACCAACGACCAACGGCTCGGCGGCCACCAGGTGCAGCTCGTCGTCGCCGACGAGGGCGACACGGTCGAGTCCGGCAAGGCCGCCCTCGACGGTCTGCTCAAGCAGGGCGTGCTGGCGTTGACCGGCGTCGTCAACTCGACCGTCATGCTCGGCATCCGGGACACCGTCGAGCAGGCCCGGATCCCGCTGATCGGTTCCGTCGCCTCGCCGTCCGACCTCCAGAGCGTGGTCTACATCTGGCGCACGTCCTATGTGAACAACGAGCCCGGCCAGGCGCTCGGCCACTGGGTGGCGCAGGAGACCAAGGGCAAGGTCGGCATCATCGCGCCCGAATACGAGGCCGGCCACGACGCCGTCGACGGGTTCCGCAGCACGTTCGGCCCCACCGACCCGCGGATCTCCGCCGCTCCGGTGTGGACGGAATACAACGCGGAGCCGACGAAGAACTTCTTCCGCGCCAAGATAGATGAGCTACGCCAGAGCAACCCGAAGACCATCTACTGTTTCTACAGTGGACAGGCCGGCGTCGAGTTCTTGCGCCAGCTGCACGCCGACGGTTTCCGCGGCGCCGTCTACGCGCCCGGCTTCCTCACCGAGGGCGAGGTGCTCGGCGAGCTGAAGGGCCCGGAGGCCAGCAACATCTTCACCGCGCTCAACTACTCGCCCGACCTCAACAACGCCGCCAACCGCGAGTTCGCGTCCGCCTACCGCAGCGCCTACGACGCGACCCCGACGACCTACGCGGTGGCCTCCTACGACGCCGCCCAGGCGATCGACAAGGCCGTGCGGATCGCCGGGCCCGACCCGACGCCGCAGGCGGTCAACCTGGCCATGGGCAAGATCGGCGTGATCGACAGCCCGCGCGGCGAGTGGCAGTTCAACCAGACCCGCACCCCGCAGCAGAAGTGGTACCTGCGCGAGGTGCGCCGCGACGGCCCCGTGCTGTCGAATGTCGTGATCAGCGAGCTGGCGACGCTGGGCTGA
- a CDS encoding phytoene desaturase family protein — translation MTSAYDVIVIGGGHNGLVAAGYLARAGRRVLVLERRDTVGGAAVSEHPFGPDFTVTSLSYVVSLLPGDMVRDLRLAEHGYHVYPQGPYFAPRADGRYLRLPDDPAERHREISRFSARDADAYERWDAWLSHLGRLVGPLLHEIPPKLGSKRPLDLVGQLGLAGQLRGVDVRAAVDLTRLFTASIADLVEDRFESDALRGILSVSGVIGTWAGPRSAGTGFVTLHHHLDQTGGQQAGWGFPRGGMGGVTQAMASAARSFGAEIRTGSPVARIDTRGGAAVGVTLVDGTEFRAPTVITTAHPRISFLELLDRADLPTDFVADIEAWRSRSGTVKVNFAVDRLPTFTSHPAYAPEVHGGTIVLADSLDEIEGSFQEAVAGRPASLPFADICIPSVFDPTLAPEGKHVVSAFTQWVPHTYAAGPHTADLDAYADRLVARLEAVAPGFTDSVIGRQVIGPHQMQQEYGLVGGNIFHGELTPGQMFHCRPAAGYADLRTPVKGLYQAGSATHGGGGVTGIPGRNVVRQIMKDRRRRP, via the coding sequence ATGACCTCGGCGTACGACGTCATCGTCATCGGCGGTGGCCACAACGGTCTGGTCGCCGCCGGCTACCTGGCCCGCGCCGGCCGTCGGGTGCTGGTGCTCGAACGCCGCGACACCGTCGGCGGCGCCGCCGTCTCCGAGCACCCGTTCGGTCCCGACTTCACCGTCACCAGCCTGTCCTATGTGGTCAGCCTGTTGCCCGGCGACATGGTGCGCGACCTGCGGCTGGCCGAGCACGGCTACCACGTCTACCCGCAGGGCCCCTACTTCGCGCCGCGTGCCGACGGCCGCTACCTGCGGCTGCCCGACGACCCCGCCGAGCGGCACCGGGAGATCAGCCGGTTCTCCGCCCGCGATGCCGACGCCTACGAGCGCTGGGACGCCTGGCTGAGTCACCTCGGCCGGCTGGTCGGCCCGCTGCTCCACGAGATCCCGCCCAAGCTGGGCTCGAAGCGGCCGCTCGACCTGGTCGGCCAACTCGGCCTCGCCGGCCAGCTGCGCGGTGTCGACGTGCGGGCCGCGGTCGACCTGACCCGGCTGTTCACCGCGAGCATCGCCGACCTGGTCGAAGACCGGTTCGAGTCCGACGCGCTGCGCGGCATCCTCAGCGTCTCCGGCGTGATCGGCACCTGGGCCGGCCCACGCAGCGCCGGCACCGGCTTCGTCACCCTGCACCACCATCTCGACCAGACCGGCGGGCAGCAGGCCGGCTGGGGCTTCCCGCGGGGCGGCATGGGCGGCGTCACCCAGGCGATGGCGTCGGCCGCGCGGTCCTTCGGCGCGGAGATCCGCACCGGGTCGCCGGTCGCCCGGATCGACACCCGGGGCGGTGCGGCGGTCGGCGTCACGCTCGTCGACGGCACCGAGTTCCGCGCGCCGACAGTGATCACCACGGCGCACCCGCGGATCTCGTTCCTCGAGTTGCTCGACCGTGCCGACCTGCCAACCGACTTCGTCGCCGACATCGAGGCGTGGCGCAGCCGCTCGGGCACCGTGAAGGTCAACTTCGCCGTCGACCGGCTGCCGACCTTCACCAGCCATCCGGCGTACGCGCCCGAGGTGCACGGCGGCACGATCGTGCTGGCCGACTCGCTCGACGAGATCGAGGGCTCGTTCCAGGAAGCGGTCGCCGGGCGGCCGGCCAGCCTGCCGTTCGCCGACATCTGCATCCCGTCGGTGTTCGACCCGACCCTGGCGCCCGAGGGCAAGCACGTGGTCAGCGCGTTCACCCAATGGGTGCCGCACACCTACGCCGCCGGGCCGCACACCGCAGACCTCGACGCCTACGCCGACCGGCTGGTCGCCCGGCTCGAGGCGGTGGCACCGGGCTTCACCGATTCGGTCATCGGGCGCCAGGTCATCGGTCCACACCAGATGCAGCAGGAGTACGGGTTGGTCGGCGGCAACATCTTCCACGGCGAGCTGACGCCCGGGCAGATGTTCCACTGCCGGCCGGCCGCGGGTTACGCGGACCTGCGTACCCCCGTGAAAGGTCTTTATCAGGCCGGAAGCGCGACGCACGGCGGCGGTGGCGTGACCGGGATTCCGGGCCGCAACGTGGTCCGTCAAATCATGAAGGATCGGCGCCGCCGCCCTTGA
- the ddaH gene encoding dimethylargininase, which produces MVIVKDERMPRMRTYLMCPPEWFAVTYAINPWMDTSAPVDPELALKQWQVLRETLTGLGHTVHVLPAEDGLPDMVYAANGAFTVDGTAFGARFRYPQRAAEAAAHRAFYAEHSWPYVEPTEINEGEGDFAYLPEAYGGMILAGHGFRTESVAHSHAQEALGRPVISLQLVDPRFYHLDVALAALDDARITYYPGAFSPGSQRVLAQLFPDALVADEADALAFGLNLVSDGRNVVFNAEATGLAAKLAAAGYTPVPVELSELKKGGGSVKCCVAELRAGAGLSPASPAR; this is translated from the coding sequence ATGGTGATCGTGAAGGACGAGCGGATGCCACGTATGCGGACATATCTCATGTGCCCGCCGGAATGGTTCGCGGTCACCTACGCGATCAATCCCTGGATGGACACGAGCGCGCCGGTCGACCCGGAGCTGGCCCTGAAGCAGTGGCAGGTGCTCCGCGAGACGCTCACCGGGCTCGGCCACACGGTCCACGTGCTGCCGGCCGAAGACGGGCTGCCCGACATGGTCTACGCCGCCAACGGCGCCTTCACCGTCGACGGTACGGCGTTCGGCGCCCGCTTCCGCTACCCGCAACGGGCCGCCGAGGCAGCCGCGCACCGGGCCTTCTACGCCGAGCACAGCTGGCCCTACGTCGAGCCCACGGAGATCAACGAGGGCGAGGGTGACTTCGCCTACCTGCCCGAGGCGTACGGCGGAATGATCCTTGCCGGTCATGGCTTCCGCACCGAGTCGGTGGCGCACAGCCACGCCCAGGAGGCCCTCGGCCGCCCGGTGATCTCGCTCCAGCTCGTCGACCCGCGCTTCTACCACCTCGACGTGGCCCTGGCCGCGCTCGACGACGCACGGATCACCTACTACCCGGGCGCGTTCTCCCCGGGCTCGCAGCGGGTGCTGGCCCAGCTCTTCCCCGACGCCCTGGTCGCCGACGAGGCCGACGCGCTGGCGTTCGGACTGAATCTGGTCAGCGACGGCCGCAACGTCGTCTTCAACGCCGAAGCGACCGGTCTAGCCGCGAAGCTGGCCGCGGCCGGCTACACGCCCGTCCCGGTCGAGCTGAGCGAGCTCAAGAAGGGCGGCGGCAGCGTGAAGTGCTGCGTCGCGGAGTTGCGCGCAGGGGCCGGCCTCAGCCCAGCGTCGCCAGCTCGCTGA
- a CDS encoding OsmC family protein, translating into MPIRTSSARWSGNLTEGSGTIRTGKGGFEGNYSFKSRFEEGEGTNPEELIAAAHAGCFSMAFSKGLADAGHTPTAVDTTAKVHLDKTDAGMTVTRIDLETVGDVPGIDDGEFQKIAQGAKENCPISRLLSPGAEITLTARLA; encoded by the coding sequence ATGCCAATCCGCACTTCATCCGCCCGCTGGTCGGGCAACCTGACCGAAGGTTCCGGCACGATCCGCACCGGCAAGGGCGGCTTCGAGGGGAACTACAGCTTCAAGTCGCGCTTCGAGGAGGGCGAGGGCACCAACCCCGAGGAGCTGATCGCCGCCGCGCACGCCGGCTGCTTCTCGATGGCGTTCTCGAAGGGCCTCGCCGACGCCGGCCACACGCCGACCGCCGTCGACACGACCGCGAAGGTGCACCTCGACAAGACCGACGCCGGGATGACCGTCACCCGCATCGACCTCGAGACGGTCGGCGACGTCCCGGGCATCGACGACGGCGAGTTCCAGAAGATCGCCCAGGGTGCCAAGGAGAACTGCCCGATCTCCCGCCTGCTGTCCCCCGGCGCCGAGATCACCCTGACCGCCCGCCTCGCCTGA
- a CDS encoding bacterial proteasome activator family protein: METMTETPGAPDAQAEPNRRSGTVVVVGPDGRPVGTVDTDSSGGEEDPGRQIEQPAKVMRIGSMIKQLLEEVRAAPLDEASRVRLRDIHQRSIIELEDGLAPELRDELERLSLPFSETSTPSEGELRVAQAQLVGWLEGLFHGIQAALVAQQMAARMQLEGMRGGQRALPPGAVPGVIPGLPGAGPNPGQPGTEGRGTGQYL; the protein is encoded by the coding sequence ATGGAGACTATGACCGAAACCCCAGGAGCGCCGGACGCGCAGGCCGAACCCAACCGTCGGTCGGGCACCGTGGTGGTGGTCGGGCCGGATGGCCGGCCGGTCGGCACGGTCGACACCGACAGCAGCGGCGGCGAGGAAGACCCGGGTCGCCAGATCGAGCAGCCCGCCAAGGTCATGCGGATCGGCAGCATGATCAAGCAACTGCTGGAAGAGGTACGCGCGGCGCCGCTCGACGAGGCCAGCCGGGTCCGCCTGCGCGACATCCACCAGCGCTCGATCATCGAGCTGGAGGATGGCCTGGCGCCGGAGCTGCGCGACGAGCTCGAGCGCCTGTCGCTGCCGTTCAGCGAGACGTCGACGCCGAGCGAGGGTGAGCTGCGGGTCGCGCAGGCCCAGCTCGTCGGCTGGCTGGAGGGGCTGTTCCACGGCATCCAGGCCGCCCTGGTGGCCCAGCAGATGGCGGCCCGCATGCAGCTCGAGGGGATGCGCGGCGGCCAGCGTGCGCTGCCGCCCGGCGCGGTTCCGGGCGTCATCCCCGGCCTGCCCGGCGCGGGGCCCAACCCGGGTCAGCCCGGCACCGAGGGACGCGGCACCGGCCAATACCTGTGA
- a CDS encoding HAD family hydrolase, which produces MLIATDLDGTLLRADKTISARTAAALDRAAEADLPVVLVTGRPIRWLKLVYEQLAIPLPAVCANGAVVYDPARDQVLRADPLAPDVLAEIARRLADEVPDAVLAVEIVDGREMRHQVEYPILWDSAHGGVRAVDAVAELLTEPAVKLLVRAGQRDPDEFTARIGKALHGIAEATHSSLSGLVEVSASGVTKAAGLAWYCDRLGVPAAQVTAFGDMPNDVPMLAWAGRAIAVGNAHPAVKEVADEVVASNEDDGVAIYIESLLP; this is translated from the coding sequence ATGCTGATCGCCACTGATCTCGACGGAACCCTGCTCCGCGCTGACAAGACGATCAGCGCCCGCACGGCGGCCGCGCTGGACCGCGCGGCCGAAGCGGACCTGCCGGTCGTGCTGGTCACCGGGCGCCCGATCCGCTGGCTGAAGCTGGTCTACGAGCAGCTCGCCATTCCCCTGCCGGCGGTCTGCGCCAACGGCGCGGTGGTCTACGACCCGGCCCGCGACCAGGTGCTCCGCGCCGACCCACTCGCGCCCGACGTGCTCGCCGAGATCGCCCGGCGGCTGGCCGACGAGGTGCCCGACGCGGTGCTGGCGGTCGAGATCGTCGACGGCCGGGAGATGCGCCACCAGGTCGAATACCCGATCCTGTGGGACAGCGCGCACGGCGGCGTGCGGGCCGTCGACGCGGTCGCCGAGTTGCTCACCGAGCCGGCCGTCAAGCTGCTGGTGCGCGCCGGCCAGCGCGATCCCGACGAGTTCACCGCCCGGATCGGCAAGGCGCTGCACGGCATCGCCGAGGCGACCCACTCGTCGCTGTCGGGTCTGGTCGAGGTCTCCGCCTCCGGTGTCACCAAGGCCGCCGGGCTGGCCTGGTATTGCGACCGGCTCGGCGTGCCGGCCGCCCAGGTGACGGCGTTCGGCGACATGCCGAACGACGTGCCGATGCTGGCCTGGGCCGGCCGGGCGATCGCGGTGGGCAACGCCCATCCGGCGGTCAAGGAGGTCGCCGACGAGGTGGTCGCCTCCAACGAGGACGACGGCGTGGCGATCTACATCGAGTCGCTGCTGCCCTGA
- a CDS encoding NADPH-dependent F420 reductase produces MRIGILGTGTVGQTFGTRLRNLDHDVTLGARETGNPRAVEWAEAHAAQCGTFADAVAGADLVINATAGQYAVNALEMAGGNAALAGKVVLDVSNPLDFGSGELRLTVCNTDSVGEQLQRAFPDARVVKSLNTVNGSVMVEPSLVPPPHTIFIAGEDPSAKEVVIGLLGQFGWAKGSVLDLGGIKESRGMEMYMPLWVSIMRALDGNLAFNINVVQG; encoded by the coding sequence ATGCGGATCGGCATCCTCGGCACCGGCACGGTTGGCCAGACGTTCGGCACACGATTGCGCAATCTTGATCACGACGTCACGCTCGGCGCGCGCGAAACGGGCAATCCACGCGCCGTGGAGTGGGCCGAGGCACACGCGGCACAGTGCGGCACGTTCGCCGACGCCGTCGCCGGCGCCGACCTGGTGATCAACGCCACCGCGGGCCAATACGCCGTCAACGCCCTGGAGATGGCCGGCGGCAACGCCGCGCTGGCCGGCAAGGTGGTGCTCGACGTCAGCAACCCGCTCGACTTCGGCTCCGGCGAGTTGCGGCTGACCGTCTGCAACACCGACAGCGTCGGCGAGCAGCTTCAGCGCGCGTTCCCCGACGCCCGGGTGGTCAAGAGCCTCAACACCGTCAACGGCAGCGTGATGGTCGAGCCGAGCCTGGTGCCGCCACCGCACACGATCTTCATCGCGGGTGAGGACCCGTCGGCCAAAGAGGTGGTGATCGGGTTGCTGGGCCAGTTCGGCTGGGCCAAGGGCAGCGTGCTCGACCTCGGCGGCATCAAAGAGAGCCGGGGCATGGAGATGTATATGCCGCTCTGGGTGTCGATCATGCGGGCGCTCGACGGCAACCTGGCTTTCAACATCAACGTGGTTCAGGGCTGA